The Salvia splendens isolate huo1 chromosome 21, SspV2, whole genome shotgun sequence genome includes a window with the following:
- the LOC121784830 gene encoding rop guanine nucleotide exchange factor 14-like isoform X1 gives MIMRRRFACCTRDMSNMSIDFDEEDKIMTYNGLESCIQSFDNDSGTSRGDGCVTDSHDEDDSSCSSSNNASGSFSSIWTISKKDDQCQDEWNFTATPRHILAKEKPQHTSQCSDIETIKEKFAKLLLGEDITGGAKGISTALALSNAINNLAASVFGELWKLEPLTDESKSKWQREMDWLLAPTNYMVELVPAKHNDANGRTIEIMTPKARADINMNLPALRKLDSMLIETLDSMVNTEFWYAEVGSRAEGRSRSSGQSKRWWLPSPQVPTVGLSEIERKRLLHQGKLIFQVFKAAKAINENILADMPIPANIRDALPKSPKTSLGEELYKILSAECLPTEDMISCLNLKSDVGALDAINRLEGAIFAWKEREMEQDNVKSPMRRSWSFVLDPLSELDKTEALIHRAELLVLQLKSKYPNLPQTFLDVTKIRYGMDVGHSILEAYSRALSNTAFSILSRLGDILQEDIVSNPNSPIAMSQLVGARIPGISDSPMLDRVRHSLINQLNSTDAKSCNSIVVSDDASDVEARNDGAKITSVSATPSRRAWCVGRNACQFMSGRYD, from the exons ATGATCATGAGGAGGAGATTTGCTTGTTGTACGAGAGACATGAGCAATATGAGCATCGATTTCGATGAAGAAGACA AGATAATGACGTATAATGGTCTCGAGAGCTGCATTCAGTCTTTTGATAATGATAGTGGCACCAGCAGAGGGGATGGCTGTGTCACTGACTCCCATGACGAGGATGACTCGAGCTGCTCGTCCAGCAATAATGCTTCTGGATCGTTCTCCTCTATCTGGACGATATCGAAGAAAGACGATCAGTGTCAAGATGAGTGGAATTTCACAGCAACCCCTAGACACATCCTTGCAAAAGAAAAGCCACAGCATACCAGCCAATGCTCAGATATCGAAACAATTAAGGAAAAGTTTGCTAAGCTGTTGCTCGGGGAGGATATTACCGGTGGGGCAAAGGGAATCTCCACAGCATTAGCGCTGTCAAATGCTATCAATAATCTAGCAG CTTCCGTCTTTGGTGAGCTTTGGAAGTTAGAGCCGTTGACGGATGAGAGTAAGAGCAAATGGCAAAGAGAAATGGATTGGCTGCTTGCCCCAACTAACTATATGGTCGAGTTGGTTCCTGCAAAGCACAACGATGCTAATGGCCGGACAATAGAG ATCATGACTCCAAAAGCTCGAGCGGACATCAACATGAATCTTCCAGCTCTGCGGAAATTGGATTCCATGCTCATT GAAACCCTCGACTCGATGGTGAATACAGAATTCTGGTATGCTGAGGTGGGCAGCCGAGCTGAAGGAAGGAGCCGGAGCTCTGGACAGAGCAAGCGGTGGTGGCTTCCTTCCCCGCAAGTGCCCACAGTCGGCCTctcagagatagaaagaaagagATTGCTGCATCAGGGAAAATTGATCTTTCAAGTTTTCAAAGCTGCCAAAGCCATCAACGAGAACATCTTGGCTGATATGCCGATCCCTGCCAACATCAGAGACGCGCTCCCAAAG TCCCCGAAGACGAGCCTTGGAGAGGAACTGTACAAAATACTGTCTGCAGAGTGTCTGCCTACCGAGGATATGATCAGCTGCCTGAATCTGAAATCCGACGTCGGTGCTCTCGATGCCATCAACCGGTTGGAAGGTGCTATATTCGCatggaaagagagagaaatggagCAAGACAATGTCAAGTCCCCCATGCGAAGGTCGTGGTCTTTCGTTTTAGATCCATTGTCCGAACTCGATAAGACGGAAGCATTGATTCACCGAGCCGAACTACTAGTGCTGCAGCTCAAGAGCAAGTATCCAAATCTTCCTCAGACATTCTTAGATGTCACAAAAATCAGATATGGAATG GATGTTGGACACTCGATTCTTGAAGCCTACTCCCGAGCTTTATCCAACACAGCATTCAGCATTCTGTCACGGCTAGGAGACATTCTTCAAGAAGACATTGTGAGCAACCCCAACTCTCCGATTGCGATGTCGCAGCTCGTTGGAGCTAGGATCCCGGGGATCTCGGACAGCCCGATGCTCGACCGTGTCCGGCACTCCCTCATCAATCAGCTGAACTCCACAGATGCGAAATCTTGCAACTCCATTGTTGTCTCTGACGACGCTTCCGACGTGGAGGCTCGTAACGATGGAGCTAAGATTACCTCGGTGAGCGCGACGCCAAGCCGCCGAGCTTGGTGCGTCGGCAGAAATGCTTGCCAATTTATGTCTGGTAGATATGACTGA
- the LOC121784830 gene encoding rop guanine nucleotide exchange factor 14-like isoform X2, translating to MTYNGLESCIQSFDNDSGTSRGDGCVTDSHDEDDSSCSSSNNASGSFSSIWTISKKDDQCQDEWNFTATPRHILAKEKPQHTSQCSDIETIKEKFAKLLLGEDITGGAKGISTALALSNAINNLAASVFGELWKLEPLTDESKSKWQREMDWLLAPTNYMVELVPAKHNDANGRTIEIMTPKARADINMNLPALRKLDSMLIETLDSMVNTEFWYAEVGSRAEGRSRSSGQSKRWWLPSPQVPTVGLSEIERKRLLHQGKLIFQVFKAAKAINENILADMPIPANIRDALPKSPKTSLGEELYKILSAECLPTEDMISCLNLKSDVGALDAINRLEGAIFAWKEREMEQDNVKSPMRRSWSFVLDPLSELDKTEALIHRAELLVLQLKSKYPNLPQTFLDVTKIRYGMDVGHSILEAYSRALSNTAFSILSRLGDILQEDIVSNPNSPIAMSQLVGARIPGISDSPMLDRVRHSLINQLNSTDAKSCNSIVVSDDASDVEARNDGAKITSVSATPSRRAWCVGRNACQFMSGRYD from the exons ATGACGTATAATGGTCTCGAGAGCTGCATTCAGTCTTTTGATAATGATAGTGGCACCAGCAGAGGGGATGGCTGTGTCACTGACTCCCATGACGAGGATGACTCGAGCTGCTCGTCCAGCAATAATGCTTCTGGATCGTTCTCCTCTATCTGGACGATATCGAAGAAAGACGATCAGTGTCAAGATGAGTGGAATTTCACAGCAACCCCTAGACACATCCTTGCAAAAGAAAAGCCACAGCATACCAGCCAATGCTCAGATATCGAAACAATTAAGGAAAAGTTTGCTAAGCTGTTGCTCGGGGAGGATATTACCGGTGGGGCAAAGGGAATCTCCACAGCATTAGCGCTGTCAAATGCTATCAATAATCTAGCAG CTTCCGTCTTTGGTGAGCTTTGGAAGTTAGAGCCGTTGACGGATGAGAGTAAGAGCAAATGGCAAAGAGAAATGGATTGGCTGCTTGCCCCAACTAACTATATGGTCGAGTTGGTTCCTGCAAAGCACAACGATGCTAATGGCCGGACAATAGAG ATCATGACTCCAAAAGCTCGAGCGGACATCAACATGAATCTTCCAGCTCTGCGGAAATTGGATTCCATGCTCATT GAAACCCTCGACTCGATGGTGAATACAGAATTCTGGTATGCTGAGGTGGGCAGCCGAGCTGAAGGAAGGAGCCGGAGCTCTGGACAGAGCAAGCGGTGGTGGCTTCCTTCCCCGCAAGTGCCCACAGTCGGCCTctcagagatagaaagaaagagATTGCTGCATCAGGGAAAATTGATCTTTCAAGTTTTCAAAGCTGCCAAAGCCATCAACGAGAACATCTTGGCTGATATGCCGATCCCTGCCAACATCAGAGACGCGCTCCCAAAG TCCCCGAAGACGAGCCTTGGAGAGGAACTGTACAAAATACTGTCTGCAGAGTGTCTGCCTACCGAGGATATGATCAGCTGCCTGAATCTGAAATCCGACGTCGGTGCTCTCGATGCCATCAACCGGTTGGAAGGTGCTATATTCGCatggaaagagagagaaatggagCAAGACAATGTCAAGTCCCCCATGCGAAGGTCGTGGTCTTTCGTTTTAGATCCATTGTCCGAACTCGATAAGACGGAAGCATTGATTCACCGAGCCGAACTACTAGTGCTGCAGCTCAAGAGCAAGTATCCAAATCTTCCTCAGACATTCTTAGATGTCACAAAAATCAGATATGGAATG GATGTTGGACACTCGATTCTTGAAGCCTACTCCCGAGCTTTATCCAACACAGCATTCAGCATTCTGTCACGGCTAGGAGACATTCTTCAAGAAGACATTGTGAGCAACCCCAACTCTCCGATTGCGATGTCGCAGCTCGTTGGAGCTAGGATCCCGGGGATCTCGGACAGCCCGATGCTCGACCGTGTCCGGCACTCCCTCATCAATCAGCTGAACTCCACAGATGCGAAATCTTGCAACTCCATTGTTGTCTCTGACGACGCTTCCGACGTGGAGGCTCGTAACGATGGAGCTAAGATTACCTCGGTGAGCGCGACGCCAAGCCGCCGAGCTTGGTGCGTCGGCAGAAATGCTTGCCAATTTATGTCTGGTAGATATGACTGA
- the LOC121784832 gene encoding uncharacterized protein LOC121784832: MAAAILSCSNFPQIKLYFPSPSHSIPRASRLRGKRQFSSLPRMKVRVSEGSGRLGYGGGKIYRRLGSCLVIPPPAGRKPKALIKFLGGAFIGAVPEVTYSYLMELLAEEGYLIISVPYNVTFDHEQVTREIYERFHACLNSILSTGLPDNGISAADIADLPYYSVGHSNGALLQVLTGSYFCEKIPKANAIISYNNKSASEAVPYFEQLGPVVKQIMPAIETSPVYSVAQSVTDGWKTLVDVAERVLPGYDPEATVSLTKFVDQLPSVFNQVAQGTSEFKPSPAENLDCFNKLYNIQHTLLVKFETDPIDETDLLEETLKPRVESFGGKVEKVVLRGTHMTPCIQEPRWEVGAVYTPADAIAQGLKAISLNEIRALSRTITNFFCTLQ, translated from the exons ATGGCGGCCGCCATTCTCTCCTGCAGCAACTTCCCCCAAATCAAACTCTATTTCCCATCCCCCTCTCACTCCATCCCTCGCGCTTCTCGATTGCGCGGGAAACGCCAATTCTCGTCTTTGCCGCGCATGAAGGTTAGGGTTTCGGAAGGCTCCGGAAGGTTAGGGTACGGAGGCGGAAAGATTTACCGGCGGCTCGGCTCTTGTCTCGTGATACCTCCGCCGGCAGGCAGAAAGCCAAAGGCTTTGATCAAATTTTTGGGCGGCGCTTTCATCGGCGCCGTGCCCGAAGTTACGTACAG TTATCTGATGGAGCTATTGGCGGAGGAAGGCTATTTGATTATATCTGTTCCGTACAATGTCACATTTGATCATGAACAAGTTACGAGAGAGATCTACGAGCGTTTCCATGCTTGTTTGAATTCGATTTTGAGCACAGGATTGCCTGATAATGGAATTTCAGCTGCTGATATAGCTGATCTTCCCTATTATTCCGTTGGACATAG CAATGGCGCACTTCTGCAAGTGCTTACGGGTAGTTATTTCTGTGAGAAGATCCCTAAG GCCAATGCAATCATATCTTATAACAACAAATCAGCATCAGAAGCAGTTCCTTATTTTGAGCAG TTGGGTCCTGTAGTCAAGCAAATTATGCCAGCGATTGAAACATCCCCTGTGTATTCAGTGGCTCAAAGTGTCACAG ATGGATGGAAAACACTAGTAGACGTTGCTGAAAGAGTACTGCCTGGCTATGATCCCGAAGCTACTGTGTCATTGACTAAGTTTGTCGATCAGTTGCCCTCAGTCTTTAATCAG GTTGCTCAAGGGACTTCTGAGTTCAAGCCGTCCCCTGCTGAGAATCTCGACTGCTTCAACAAGCTATATAACATTCAACACACGCTACTG GTTAAGTTTGAGACGGACCCAATTGACGAGACTGATCTCCTAGAAGAGACCCTAAAACCCCGTGTTGAGTCTTTTGGTGGAAAAGTAGAGAAAGTCGTTCTACGTGGCACTCATATGACTCCATGCATTCAG GAGCCAAGGTGGGAAGTAGGCGCAGTGTACACTCCAGCCGACGCAATTGCTCAAGGCCTTAAAGCCATTTCCCTTAATGAGATCAGAGCCCTGTCTAGAACAATCACTAACTTCTTCTGCACCCTTCAATAA
- the LOC121783205 gene encoding alkylated DNA repair protein ALKBH8 homolog — MPRFTSPKGGDDVSSPHLYVANCGPAVGVSHETIASVFGMYGEVEGVYAADESGTRVIVSYHDKSSSQAAMKALNRHLCSSLGGRTLHIQYSVQSLGKVNNIASVQVSTSASDLDIPGLYLMHDFVTPQEEQELLAAVDDRPWHHLAKRRVQHYGYEFCYDIRNVNTNKYLGELPSFMSPVLQRIRSFQALGRAADMSLDQLTVNEYPPGIGLSPHVDTHSAFEELIISLSLAGPCIMEFRKYTTGVWQTTSSDLENPVPGKNLNFVKKAIYLPPRSLLLMSGEARYAWHHYIPHHKVDKVNDSLIRRSARRVSFTLRKVRQGPCRCEFPQFCDSQK, encoded by the exons ATGCCGAGATTTACGAGTCCTAAGGGAGGGGATGACGTGTCCAGTCCTCACCTCTATGTGGCTAACTGTGGACCTGCAGTCGGAGTCTCACATGAAACTATTGCATCTGTTTTTGGTATGTACGGAGAAGTCGAGGGTGTCTATGCTGCTGATGAAAGTGGGACACGAGTGATTGTCTCCTATCATGATAAGAGCAGTTCACAGGCTGCCATGAAAGCGTTGAATAGACATCTGTGCTCTAGTCTTGGAGGTCGTACCTTGCACATTCAGTATTCTGTGCAATCACTTGGTAAG GTAAACAACATTGCTTCAGTTCAAGTTTCGACATCAGCATCGGATTTGGACATTCCCGGACTTTACTTAATGCACGACTTTGTCACTCCTCAGGAAGAGCAA GAATTGCTTGCAGCTGTGGATGATAGGCCATGGCATCATCTAGCCAAAAGAAGAGTTCAACACTATGGATATGAGTTTTGCTATGAT ATAAGGAATGTTAATACTAACAAATACCTGGGTGAGCTCCCATCCTTCATGTCTCCTGTACTCCAAAGGATCAGATCGTTTCAAGCACTTGGTCGAGCTGCAGATATGTCCCTAGATCAACTAACG GTTAATGAGTACCCTCCCGGAATTGGTTTGTCCCCACACGTAGACACCCATTCTGCGTTTGAAGAATTAATTATCAGCCTCTCACTAGCGGGGCCATGCATCATGGAATTCAGAAAGTATACAACCGGCGTGTGGCAGACCACAAGTTCTGATCTGGAGAATCCGGTACCTGGGAAGAACTTAAATTTTGTAAAGAAGGCTATTTATCTTCCACCTCGCTCACTGTTGTTGATGTCTGGAGAGGCTCGATATGCGTGGCATCATTACATTCCACATCACAAG GTGGACAAAGTGAATGACAGTTTGATCCGCCGGAGTGCAAGGAGAGTGTCTTTTACATTACGCAAG GTCAGGCAAGGCCCTTGCCGATGTGAATTCCCTCAGTTCTGTGATTcacaaaaatag
- the LOC121783631 gene encoding uncharacterized protein LOC121783631, giving the protein MGLSSSKHSAAGQLPSSSSSGAAVRRSRSGRSRVLKSSCLGSHCDNRDAPQVSGGLAKDNGKTAFCPSENKLDACPVSADCYRTDKAEDSNDLNCTNSGVQLHGWADPSLTDNTSREGNSSRVLSSRSLNPPSRFLSRLSNPGNLSFRLTRGNSLGSSRPYPAPSMGLTTSNDKEEECADPSSSFVNRNDRPQGCDFFPACFTSRSPGRPDENIASNSNRDFSRSFQDSRRLNNGLRNRNNNTVDCNPDLFSPLDHVHTDDDGTRHAARRSAREPAERNVRFSRTLSVGRLRDRVLRRTTASDLELYNFQQDREVRLTHQDTGAQGLGHAELDATSDENNFSHQNSSDNVPSSFPNPFYGSQNNVYGTPRAARETRYRDLLEHRSNFMERRRRIRSQVRALQRLGSRFENLTAQERSCILSGQHQGGHCTCRIAAREANSNDDANARASISRIVMLAEALFEVLDEIHQQSVVLSRPSVSSIGSVPAPVDVVDSLPLKTFSKFKRKSCEDTAQCYICLVEYEDGDSMRVLPCHHEFHRACIDKWLKEIHRVCPLCRHDICRPDSLTTGSC; this is encoded by the exons ATGGGGCTGAGCAGTAGCAAGCACAGTGCTGCAGGCCAATTgccttcctcctcctcgtctGGTGCTGCCGTTCGGAGGAGTCGATCCGGCCGAAGCAGAGTTTTGAAGTCGTCATGTCTTGGATCTCACTGCGATAATCGTGATGCACCGCAG GTGTCTGGTGGCCTGGCTAAAGATAATGGAAAGACAGCCTTCTGTCCAAGTGAGAACAAATTAGATGCTTGTCCAGTTTCAGCTGATTGTTACAGGACAGATAAAGCTGAGGACAGTAATGACCTGAATTGTACAAATTCTGGCGTTCAGCTCCATGGGTGGGCTGACCCTAGTTTGACCGATAATACGTCTAGAGAAGGCAACAGTTCTAGGGTTCTTTCCTCTCGCTCACTTAATCCTCCTAGCCGTTTCCTTTCTCGCCTCAGTAATCCTGGAAACTTGAGCTTCCGTCTCACAAGAGGTAACAGTTTGGGCTCCAGTAGACCTTATCCTGCACCTTCAATGGGTCTTACAACTTCGAATGACAAAGAGGAAGAATGTGCTGATCCCTCTAGTAGTTTTGTAAATAGGAATGATAGGCCACAAGGCTGTGATTTTTTTCCTGCTTGCTTCACCAGTAGGTCTCCTGGAAGACCAGACGAAAATATTGCGTCTAACTCAAATCGGGATTTTTCCAGAAGTTTTCAAGATAGCCGACGGTTAAATAATGGTCTGAGAAATAGAAATAATAATACTGTAGATTGCAATCCGGATTTATTTTCACCTTTAGATCATGTACACACGGATGATGATGGAACAAGGCATGCTGCAAGACGGTCTGCTCGAGAACCTGCGGAACGAAATGTTCGGTTTAGTAGAACATTAAGTGTTGGCAGGCTTCGTGACAGAGTTCTTCGTAGAACTACTGCTTCTGATTTGGAGTTATATAATTTTCAGCAAGACAGGGAAGTGAGGCTTACTCATCAGGATACTGGTGCACAGGGTTTAGGTCATGCAGAACTGGATGCAACATCTGATGAAAATAACTTCAGTCATCAGAACAGTTCTGACAATGTCCCATCCAGTTTTCCCAACCCCTTTTATGGTAGTCAAAATAATGTGTATGGAACCCCACGAGCTGCTAGAGAGACCAGGTATAGAGATCTACTGGAGCATAGATCAAATTTCATGGAGCGAAGGCGAAGAATAAGATCACAG GTTCGTGCACTACAGAGACTTGGAAGCCGATTTGAGAACCTGACTGCTCAGGAGAGGTCTTGCATCCTATCTGGTCAGCATCAAGGAGGACATTGTACTTGCCGCATTGCTGCTCGAGAGGCTAATTCAAATGACGATGCTAATGCTAGGGCTAGCATATCAAGAATTGTCATGCTAGCAGAGGCTTTATTTGAG GTTCTGGATGAAATTCACCAGCAATCCGTTGTCTTGTCTCGGCCATCTGTTTCTTCAATTGGATCTGTTCCAGCACCTGTTGATGTGGTGGACTCCCTGCCCTTGAAAACATTTAGTAAATTCAAAAGGAAGTCGTGTGAAGATACTGCACA GTGTTACATTTGTCTTGTTGAGTACGAAGATGGAGACAGCATGCGTGTACTACCTTGTCATCATGAATTTCATAGAGCATGCATCGACAAATGGCTCAAAGAAATCCACAG GGTATGCCCGCTTTGCAGACATGACATCTGCCGACCCGACTCGCTAACTACAGGGAGTTGTTGA
- the LOC121784046 gene encoding F-box/kelch-repeat protein At3g06240-like, with product MSEYLPRDIVMKILSRLPPKSLIKFRCVSKSWYLMISAPYFINLHTQHALLSPKMMLLRRYSKLIHTDVYSVHAAAEFDDAGIEIEYPFRDRVRFYYRIVGCFNGVVCLLDDQFGQPDAVAIQLWNPAIRRKLTLPPPPSSINEDPSMSMVALGFGFDAERSDYKVVRISYLYGDCEYLLPPRVEVYALSSGRWHTVEGEIPHNCVVEYFWSQVFTHGNVHWVAYKTLGKNGKRENLIMSFDVSREVFDEMPLPEPLVNEVPLNLGAVDLGGVLAVVQYDERVCGMRCSIWAMRVYGDVGSWSMDYVISLDCGIGRVVGAKQNGDVLLATRVGTLVAYSGVDGKYEDLGISGTKDSFYAGTYNESLVLLVEGDVARQRLPSNNDSESERESESESDMEYQSSIEDGDEEDCLRDVEKSEFRMQSSMYQYLSVFFRRPFI from the coding sequence atgtctgAATATCTGCCTCGAGACATCGTGATGAAGATCCTCTCCCGTCTTCCTCCGAAGTCTCTCATCAAATTCCGCTGCGTTTCAAAATCATGGTACCTCATGATCTCCGCACCCTACTTCATCAATCTACACACACAACACGCACTCCTCTCCCCCAAAATGATGCTCCTCCGCCGCTACTCCAAGCTCATCCACACCGACGTCTACTCCGTTCACGCCGCCGCCGAATTCGACGACGCCGGGATCGAAATCGAGTATCCATTCCGCGACCGCGTCCGCTTCTACTACCGAATCGTCGGCTGTTTCAACGGCGTCGTTTGCCTCCTCGACGACCAGTTCGGCCAGCCCGATGCCGTCGCGATCCAGCTCTGGAATCCGGCGATCCGGCGGAAATTGACgctgccgccgcctccgtcttcCATCAATGAGGATCCGAGCATGTCTATGGTTGCTCTCGGCTTCGGATTCGATGCGGAAAGAAGCGATTACAAGGTTGTGAGAATCTCCTATCTTTACGGCGACTGTGAGTATCTTCTCCCGCCGCGGGTTGAGGTTTATGCCTTGAGCAGCGGGAGATGGCACACAGTTGAAGGTGAAATCCCCCACAACTGCGTGGTGGAGTATTTCTGGTCTCAGGTTTTCACCCATGGCAATGTGCACTGGGTTGCTTACAAGACTCTCGGGAAAAACGGTAAACGCGAGAATTTGATCATGTCGTTCGATGTGAGCCGGGAGGTGTTCGATGAAATGCCACTTCCGGAGCCTCTCGTGAATGAGGTCCCGCTCAATCTAGGAGCGGTTGATCTCGGTGGGGTCCTCGCCGTCGTTCAGTACGATGAGCGGGTGTGTGGCATGCGGTGCTCCATTTGGGCGATGAGGGTGTACGGCGACGTGGGGTCGTGGAGTATGGACTACGTGATTAGTCTCGACTGCGGGATTGGGAGGGTTGTTGGTGCTAAACAAAACGGTGACGTATTATTGGCCACGAGGGTCGGGACCCTCGTGGCGTATAGTGGGGTCGATGGGAAGTACGAGGATCTTGGCATATCTGGCACTAAGGACTCGTTCTACGCGGGCACGTACAACGAGTCCCTCGTTTTGCTTGTTGAGGGGGATGTGGCGAGACAAAGACTACCCAGTAATAATGATAGCGAGAGCGAGAGGGAGAGCGAGAGCGAGAGCGATATGGAATATCAGTCTTCAATTGAGGATGGGGACGAGGAGGATTGCCTCAGAGATGTTGAGAAGAGCGAGTTTCGGATGCAGAGTAGTATGTATCAGTATCTTTCGGTTTTCTTTAGGCGTCCTTTCATATAG